From a region of the Zingiber officinale cultivar Zhangliang chromosome 10B, Zo_v1.1, whole genome shotgun sequence genome:
- the LOC122028716 gene encoding uncharacterized protein LOC122028716 isoform X2, protein MEDYARDLRAAGDRPPRPAASAPLIMERFHALLRERQEELMEATGEDPPPPPSADDVVRCYEDVLSELTFNSKPIITELTMIAGQKIHFAKEIAEAICTRVLVVPTEQKLPSLYLIDSIVKNIGRDYVKIFATQLPKVYCVAYKRVDSSQHLSMRHLFGTWSQVFPSSVLQKIEDELQFSPSDNQRPMISNKPMKSPSPRPSHGIHVNPKYLEARQQQSAIHAVDTSNRTQVSDLQVEHLEGRVSENSDGWSGETHKFHGIPQTRLPTGIQVYGQKPIARHSEYDFDQPELPLQHLDTEGESIANLKNKIAFPGSPPRIGLKRPISPPILRSHVDASKVIGGRASSSRSGGYASGRVSDASGWMDRKRLSSEDPRLYNLSNGYVKQNPRDLIDAYGNPRGRVSALEKYSKVWHLDMNDIASEAATRKWKNTDEEEYVWEDMSPTLSDRSRRNSLPAFEPNAGNFSIRKGFSKPNPALLESDFSRRSWPGHAQLSHADDPSYNDDRIASIGSQPGLVKSRDATINQMDMLPHYQESNHIRDGGKLNYMLPPPSQQNLSPRSRSKVAEMLPLAARGLTPMSGQRLLIPNDTLPDIEFPMLRSSNDHADSFKIDNSIIDRHSVQRPYSPAPTVLTSGHISQPLPLLPISQNQSPNRSSLDVPEPNRPTLIQGSHSSVPQQQYDLADSKDSDPFRVLTLRYQPPGVPHLSQQGKEKGFPIPLQSQGTYLNVLPPGQANASSYSVGQPLKLLPTLGHGVAKASAFPFSKTYSASDASLHARGGLLPPLPRGPPPASSQAGPISQSISSSMSSSPASAFSGLINSLMAQGLISLNSNSQPQCNFVGFFGC, encoded by the exons GCTCCGGGAGAGGCAGGAAGAGCTGATGGAAGCTACTGGAGAGGACCCGCCCCCGCCTCCTTCAGCAGATGACGTGGTGCGATGCTACGAGGACGTTCTCTCAGAGCTTACCTTCAACTCGAAGCCCATCATCACGGAACTGACAATGATTGCGGGGCAGAAAATTCATTTTGCCAAGGAGATAGCGGAAGCTATATGCACTCGTGTTCTTGTG GTCCCAACGGAGCAAAAATTACCTTCCTTATACCTTATTGATAGCATTGTGAAGAACATAGGACGTGATTATGTGAAAATTTTTGCTACACAGCTTCCTAAG GTGTATTGTGTTGCATACAAGCGAGTTGATTCTTCGCAGCATCTGTCTATGCGCCACCTTTTTGGGACCTGGTCACAAGTCTTCCCATCTTCTGTACTTCAGAAAATAGAGGATGAGCTCCAGTTTTCTCCATCTGACAATCAAAGACCAATGATAAGCAACAAGCCAATGAAATCCCCATCACCTCGCCCTTCTCATGGTATTCATGTAAATCCAAAGTACTTGGAAGCGCGACAACAACAATCTGCT ATACATGCAGTGGACACAAGTAACCGTACACAGGTGTCTGATCTTCAAGTTGAACACTTGGAAGGACGTGTTTCAGAAAATTCTGATGGATGGTCTGGGGAAACTCATAAATTTCAT GGTATACCACAAACAAGACTTCCTACTGGTATACAAGTTTATGGACAGAAACCTATTGCACGCCACAGTGAATATGATTTTGATCAACCTGAATTGCCACTTCAGCACCTTGATACAGAAGGGGAATCAATTGCCAATTTGAAGAATAAAATAGCATTTCCTGGATCTCCTCCAAGAATTGGTCTGAAAAGACCCATATCACCACCTATTCTGAGATCCCATGTTGATGCTTCAAAGGTGATTGGTGGAAGGGCTTCTTCATCTCGTTCTGGTGGATATGCTTCAGGAAGAGTCAGTGACGCGAGTGGTTGGATGGATAGGAAAAGACTATCGAGTGAAGATCCCCGGCTTTACAACTTAAGTAATGGCTACGTTAAACAGAATCCTAGAGACTTGATTGATGCATATGGAAATCCTAGAGGAAGAGTATCTGCTCTTGAGAAGTATTCAAAGGTTTGGCACCTTGATATGAATGACATAGCAAGTGAAGCAGCCACGAGAAAATGGAAGAACACTGATGAAGAGGAGTATGTTTGGGAGGATATGAGTCCAACTCTATCTGATCGAAGCAGGAGAAATAGCTTACCAGCATTTGAGCCGAATGCTGGAAACTTTAGCATCAGAAAGGGCTTTTCAAAACCTAATCCTGCACTGTTAGAATCAGATTTTTCAAGGCGTAGTTGGCCTGGCCATGCCCAGCTGTCTCATGCTGATGATCCCTCTTATAATGACGATAGGATTGCTTCCATTGGA TCCCAACCTGGATTAGTGAAATCTCGGGATGCTACGATAAATCAGATGGACATGTTGCCTCATTATCAGGAGTCCAACCATATTCGAGATGGTGGGAAATTGAATTACATGTTACCACCACCTTCACAGCAGAACCTGAGCCCTAGGTCACGAAGCAAGGTTGCTGAAATGCTTCCTCTTGCTGCAAGAGGGCTGACACCGATGAGTGGTCAGAGACTTCTTATTCCAAATGACACCTTGCCTGATATTGAATTTCCAATGCTCAGATCATCAAATGATCATGCTGATTCCTTTAAAATAGATAATTCTATCATAGATAGGCATTCAGTCCAACGACCATATTCACCTGCTCCAACAGTCTTGACTTCTGGTCATATATCACAGCCCCTGCCTTTGCTTCCTATATCGCAAAATCAAAGTCCAAACAGAAGTTCACTTGATGTTCCAGAACCTAATAGGCCAACACTGATTCAAGGATCCCACTCATCTGTGCCCCAGCAGCAATATGACCTAGCTGACAGTAAGGACTCAGATCCATTTAGGGTGCTTACTTTGCGTTACCAACCTCCTGGTGTACCCCATCTGAGTCAGCAAGGTAAGGAAAAGGGTTTCCCTATACCTCTACAGTCTCAGGGTACATACCTAAATGTTCTTCCACCTGGGCAAGCTAATGCTTCTTCTTACTCAGTTGGCCAGCCCTTGAAGTTGTTACCAACACTAGGTCATGGGGTTGCTAAGGCTTCTGCTTTTCCATTTTCTAAAACATATAGTGCATCTGATGCATCTTTACATGCTAGGGGTGGCCTTCTACCTCCTTTGCCTCGTGGACCACCTCCTGCCTCGTCTCAAGCCGGACCTATATCTCAAAGTATAAGTTCCTCAATGTCAAGTTCTCCTGCTAGTGCATTTTCAGGCCTTATCAACAGTCTCATGGCACAGGGGTTaatatcattgaattcaaattcTCAACCTCAG TGTAACTTTGTAGGATTCTTTGGGTGTTGA
- the LOC122028716 gene encoding polyadenylation and cleavage factor homolog 4-like isoform X1 — MEDYARDLRAAGDRPPRPAASAPLIMERFHALLRERQEELMEATGEDPPPPPSADDVVRCYEDVLSELTFNSKPIITELTMIAGQKIHFAKEIAEAICTRVLVVPTEQKLPSLYLIDSIVKNIGRDYVKIFATQLPKVYCVAYKRVDSSQHLSMRHLFGTWSQVFPSSVLQKIEDELQFSPSDNQRPMISNKPMKSPSPRPSHGIHVNPKYLEARQQQSAIHAVDTSNRTQVSDLQVEHLEGRVSENSDGWSGETHKFHGIPQTRLPTGIQVYGQKPIARHSEYDFDQPELPLQHLDTEGESIANLKNKIAFPGSPPRIGLKRPISPPILRSHVDASKVIGGRASSSRSGGYASGRVSDASGWMDRKRLSSEDPRLYNLSNGYVKQNPRDLIDAYGNPRGRVSALEKYSKVWHLDMNDIASEAATRKWKNTDEEEYVWEDMSPTLSDRSRRNSLPAFEPNAGNFSIRKGFSKPNPALLESDFSRRSWPGHAQLSHADDPSYNDDRIASIGSQPGLVKSRDATINQMDMLPHYQESNHIRDGGKLNYMLPPPSQQNLSPRSRSKVAEMLPLAARGLTPMSGQRLLIPNDTLPDIEFPMLRSSNDHADSFKIDNSIIDRHSVQRPYSPAPTVLTSGHISQPLPLLPISQNQSPNRSSLDVPEPNRPTLIQGSHSSVPQQQYDLADSKDSDPFRVLTLRYQPPGVPHLSQQGKEKGFPIPLQSQGTYLNVLPPGQANASSYSVGQPLKLLPTLGHGVAKASAFPFSKTYSASDASLHARGGLLPPLPRGPPPASSQAGPISQSISSSMSSSPASAFSGLINSLMAQGLISLNSNSQPQDSLGVEFNLDLLKVRHESAINSLYGELPRQCTTCGLRFKCQEDHSSHMDWHVTKNRISRNRKQKPSRKWFVSAKEWLSGAEILGNDVIPGFLPVESVAEKKEEKEMAVPADENQNVCALCGEPFEDFYSDETEEWMYKGAVYLNAPDGYIEGLDRSQLGPIVHAKCRSESNESGQS; from the exons GCTCCGGGAGAGGCAGGAAGAGCTGATGGAAGCTACTGGAGAGGACCCGCCCCCGCCTCCTTCAGCAGATGACGTGGTGCGATGCTACGAGGACGTTCTCTCAGAGCTTACCTTCAACTCGAAGCCCATCATCACGGAACTGACAATGATTGCGGGGCAGAAAATTCATTTTGCCAAGGAGATAGCGGAAGCTATATGCACTCGTGTTCTTGTG GTCCCAACGGAGCAAAAATTACCTTCCTTATACCTTATTGATAGCATTGTGAAGAACATAGGACGTGATTATGTGAAAATTTTTGCTACACAGCTTCCTAAG GTGTATTGTGTTGCATACAAGCGAGTTGATTCTTCGCAGCATCTGTCTATGCGCCACCTTTTTGGGACCTGGTCACAAGTCTTCCCATCTTCTGTACTTCAGAAAATAGAGGATGAGCTCCAGTTTTCTCCATCTGACAATCAAAGACCAATGATAAGCAACAAGCCAATGAAATCCCCATCACCTCGCCCTTCTCATGGTATTCATGTAAATCCAAAGTACTTGGAAGCGCGACAACAACAATCTGCT ATACATGCAGTGGACACAAGTAACCGTACACAGGTGTCTGATCTTCAAGTTGAACACTTGGAAGGACGTGTTTCAGAAAATTCTGATGGATGGTCTGGGGAAACTCATAAATTTCAT GGTATACCACAAACAAGACTTCCTACTGGTATACAAGTTTATGGACAGAAACCTATTGCACGCCACAGTGAATATGATTTTGATCAACCTGAATTGCCACTTCAGCACCTTGATACAGAAGGGGAATCAATTGCCAATTTGAAGAATAAAATAGCATTTCCTGGATCTCCTCCAAGAATTGGTCTGAAAAGACCCATATCACCACCTATTCTGAGATCCCATGTTGATGCTTCAAAGGTGATTGGTGGAAGGGCTTCTTCATCTCGTTCTGGTGGATATGCTTCAGGAAGAGTCAGTGACGCGAGTGGTTGGATGGATAGGAAAAGACTATCGAGTGAAGATCCCCGGCTTTACAACTTAAGTAATGGCTACGTTAAACAGAATCCTAGAGACTTGATTGATGCATATGGAAATCCTAGAGGAAGAGTATCTGCTCTTGAGAAGTATTCAAAGGTTTGGCACCTTGATATGAATGACATAGCAAGTGAAGCAGCCACGAGAAAATGGAAGAACACTGATGAAGAGGAGTATGTTTGGGAGGATATGAGTCCAACTCTATCTGATCGAAGCAGGAGAAATAGCTTACCAGCATTTGAGCCGAATGCTGGAAACTTTAGCATCAGAAAGGGCTTTTCAAAACCTAATCCTGCACTGTTAGAATCAGATTTTTCAAGGCGTAGTTGGCCTGGCCATGCCCAGCTGTCTCATGCTGATGATCCCTCTTATAATGACGATAGGATTGCTTCCATTGGA TCCCAACCTGGATTAGTGAAATCTCGGGATGCTACGATAAATCAGATGGACATGTTGCCTCATTATCAGGAGTCCAACCATATTCGAGATGGTGGGAAATTGAATTACATGTTACCACCACCTTCACAGCAGAACCTGAGCCCTAGGTCACGAAGCAAGGTTGCTGAAATGCTTCCTCTTGCTGCAAGAGGGCTGACACCGATGAGTGGTCAGAGACTTCTTATTCCAAATGACACCTTGCCTGATATTGAATTTCCAATGCTCAGATCATCAAATGATCATGCTGATTCCTTTAAAATAGATAATTCTATCATAGATAGGCATTCAGTCCAACGACCATATTCACCTGCTCCAACAGTCTTGACTTCTGGTCATATATCACAGCCCCTGCCTTTGCTTCCTATATCGCAAAATCAAAGTCCAAACAGAAGTTCACTTGATGTTCCAGAACCTAATAGGCCAACACTGATTCAAGGATCCCACTCATCTGTGCCCCAGCAGCAATATGACCTAGCTGACAGTAAGGACTCAGATCCATTTAGGGTGCTTACTTTGCGTTACCAACCTCCTGGTGTACCCCATCTGAGTCAGCAAGGTAAGGAAAAGGGTTTCCCTATACCTCTACAGTCTCAGGGTACATACCTAAATGTTCTTCCACCTGGGCAAGCTAATGCTTCTTCTTACTCAGTTGGCCAGCCCTTGAAGTTGTTACCAACACTAGGTCATGGGGTTGCTAAGGCTTCTGCTTTTCCATTTTCTAAAACATATAGTGCATCTGATGCATCTTTACATGCTAGGGGTGGCCTTCTACCTCCTTTGCCTCGTGGACCACCTCCTGCCTCGTCTCAAGCCGGACCTATATCTCAAAGTATAAGTTCCTCAATGTCAAGTTCTCCTGCTAGTGCATTTTCAGGCCTTATCAACAGTCTCATGGCACAGGGGTTaatatcattgaattcaaattcTCAACCTCAG GATTCTTTGGGTGTTGAGTTTAATCTGGACCTTCTGAAGGTGAGACATGAGTCTGCAATCAATTCCTTGTATGGTGAACTTCCGAGACAATGCACAACATGTGGTTTGCGTTTCAAGTGCCAAGAAGACCATAGTAGCCACATGGATTGGCATGTAACTAAGAATCGAATATCAAGGAATCGTAAACAAAAACCCTCTCGGAAGTGGTTTGTGAGTGCAAAAGAATGGCTTAGTGGTGCAGAAATACTGGGAAATGATGTCATTCCTGGGTTTCTTCCTGTTGAGTCGGTTgcagagaagaaggaagaaaaagagatggCAGTTCCTGCAGACGAAAATCAGAATGTTTGTGCGTTATGTGGGGAGCCCTTTGAGGATTTCTACAGTGATGAGACAGAGGAATGGATGTATAAAGGGGCTGTGTATTTGAATGCCCCAGATGGATATATTGAAGGATTAGATAGGTCTCAACTGGGTCCTATTGTCCATGCTAAGTGCAGATCTGAGTCTAATGAATCTGGACAATCATAG
- the LOC122029877 gene encoding uncharacterized protein LOC122029877 — protein sequence MAWWARMVSPARRVCDGVAFRFGLRKSGLMRLRREVRTCEYEDVRVMWELLTESARAGSYRPATTAAEEPTRRKSRRSNGRQGWALLFCFCRRF from the exons ATGGCCTGGTGGGCTCGAATGGTCTCTCCGGCGAGGCGAGTATGTGACGGCGTCGCCTTCCGCTTCGGGCTTCGCAAATCCG GGTTGATGAGGCTGAGGAGGGAGGTGCGCACGTGCGAGTACGAGGACGTGCGCGTGATGTGGGAGCTGCTGACGGAATCCGCGCGGGCCGGGTCGTACCGCCCGGCGACGACGGCGGCGGAGGAGCCGACGAGGAGGAAGAGTCGACGGAGCAACGGGAGGCAAGGTTGGGCCCTACTTTTTTGCTTCTGCCGAAGGTTCTAG